A window of Roseofilum reptotaenium CS-1145 contains these coding sequences:
- a CDS encoding class I SAM-dependent methyltransferase, protein MQTPQPLQVDLKTLNYDFTGILFWEKITGFFSLPEAVALQCVVKQLPPNSTVVELGAFQGRSSIAIASVLPPDSTLHSIDNFQGALLKPGEARPPMAEVVRRNQEAFLNNTTAFGVKDKIELHVMDTTAAASLFTDESLDLIFIDAGHKYDDVKADITHYYPKLKPGRYMLFDDYEEKWPGVMQAVQNASLAGELIAPSLWCHRKGS, encoded by the coding sequence ATGCAAACCCCCCAACCTCTCCAAGTTGACCTCAAAACCCTCAACTACGACTTCACTGGAATCTTATTCTGGGAAAAAATAACCGGCTTCTTCTCCCTTCCCGAAGCCGTCGCCCTCCAATGCGTGGTCAAACAACTGCCCCCCAACTCTACCGTCGTCGAACTGGGAGCCTTCCAAGGGCGCAGCAGCATTGCCATCGCCTCCGTCCTCCCCCCCGATTCCACCCTGCACAGCATCGACAACTTTCAAGGGGCACTCCTTAAACCGGGTGAAGCTCGTCCCCCGATGGCAGAAGTTGTCCGTCGTAACCAAGAAGCCTTCCTTAACAACACCACCGCCTTCGGAGTCAAGGACAAAATAGAACTCCATGTCATGGACACCACTGCCGCCGCCTCCCTCTTTACTGACGAGTCTCTCGACCTCATCTTCATCGATGCCGGTCATAAATACGATGACGTAAAAGCAGACATCACCCACTACTACCCGAAACTCAAACCCGGCAGATACATGCTCTTCGACGACTACGAAGAAAAATGGCCGGGTGTCATGCAAGCGGTACAAAATGCCTCCCTTGCTGGCGAACTCATTGCCCCCTCCCTCTGGTGCCACCGGAAAGGCAGTTAA
- the csaB gene encoding polysaccharide pyruvyl transferase CsaB has product MRVVLCGYYGQGNAGDEALLVTLLQMLPKHVTPVVLSANCVETEQQYGVETCDRTSIPDLYSTVTSADGFIWGGGSLIQDVTSWRSPLYYFALMALAQRMGKITLAWGQGIGPLNAALTRRLARSLFRGCTAVSVRDRQSAQLLTDWNIPFTLAPDPVWALEPTPVEGLENLPYPRIAVVLRPHPQLTPDRLETLTQALIQLQQQTQSYLLLLPFQPKTDLDIAQRLHTALPKVSQIWIGDRSEQYKSIFSQVQMAIAMRLHGLIMAAAVGCPCFALSYDPKVTQLMEQVHLPGWELNQLPENAHEISKTWIDFYAHRQPLTPEQLEEIRDQTMQHQQILNQTLLTN; this is encoded by the coding sequence ATGCGTGTGGTGTTATGTGGATACTATGGCCAGGGAAATGCAGGTGATGAAGCCCTGTTAGTTACCCTATTACAGATGTTACCTAAACATGTGACTCCAGTGGTGCTATCGGCTAACTGTGTAGAAACGGAACAACAGTATGGGGTGGAAACTTGCGATCGCACTTCGATCCCCGATCTGTATAGCACGGTAACCTCTGCGGATGGTTTTATCTGGGGAGGAGGCAGCTTAATTCAAGATGTTACCAGTTGGCGATCGCCCCTTTATTATTTTGCTCTTATGGCCCTAGCGCAACGGATGGGCAAAATTACCCTCGCTTGGGGACAAGGAATCGGCCCTTTAAACGCTGCTCTAACTCGCCGCTTGGCGCGATCCCTATTCCGTGGATGTACGGCGGTTAGTGTGCGCGATCGCCAATCAGCGCAACTGTTAACGGATTGGAATATTCCCTTTACCCTGGCTCCCGATCCCGTTTGGGCCTTGGAACCTACACCTGTTGAGGGGTTGGAAAATCTACCCTATCCCAGGATTGCGGTGGTGTTACGTCCCCATCCCCAACTCACCCCAGATCGCCTAGAAACTCTTACCCAAGCTTTGATTCAGCTACAGCAGCAAACCCAAAGTTATCTCCTATTACTCCCCTTTCAACCAAAGACTGATTTAGATATTGCCCAAAGACTTCATACAGCACTCCCGAAGGTGAGCCAAATTTGGATCGGCGATCGCTCAGAACAGTATAAAAGTATCTTTAGTCAAGTGCAAATGGCGATCGCCATGAGACTCCATGGCCTCATCATGGCTGCTGCCGTGGGATGTCCCTGCTTTGCTCTTAGCTACGATCCCAAAGTCACCCAACTTATGGAACAAGTGCATCTTCCCGGTTGGGAACTCAATCAGCTTCCAGAAAACGCTCACGAAATCAGCAAAACTTGGATCGATTTTTATGCTCATCGTCAACCCTTAACACCTGAACAACTTGAAGAGATCAGGGACCAAACTATGCAACATCAACAGATCTTAAACCAAACCCTTCTAACCAACTGA
- the pheS gene encoding phenylalanine--tRNA ligase subunit alpha has product MLSDLEQQLADLKQAAVEAIAACEDLQKLEELRIAYLGKKGQLPKVLGGMGKLDPSDRPRIGAVANEVKSAISTALDDTKSALQHAQIQAKLEAETLDVTMPGVYRPQGRTHPLNSTFDRAIDIFVGLGYTVAAGPEMETDYYNFEALNTPPDHPARDMQDTFYLPDGNLLRTHTSSVQIRYMEKNDPPIRIVAPGRCYRRDTVDATHAAVFHQMELLAVDEGLTFTDLKGTVKEFLTQMFGEVDIRFRASYFPFTEPSAEVDVQWNGKWLEVLGCGMVDPNVLKAVGYDPEVYTGFAAGFGIERFAMVLHQIDDIRRFYSSDLRFLRQF; this is encoded by the coding sequence ATGTTGAGTGACCTTGAACAACAATTAGCCGACCTCAAGCAAGCCGCAGTGGAGGCGATCGCCGCCTGCGAGGATCTCCAGAAGCTTGAGGAACTCCGTATTGCTTATTTGGGTAAAAAAGGTCAGTTGCCTAAAGTGTTGGGAGGCATGGGAAAATTAGATCCCAGCGATCGCCCCCGCATCGGTGCAGTGGCTAATGAGGTAAAATCAGCTATCTCTACCGCCCTTGATGACACAAAGAGTGCCCTGCAACACGCCCAAATTCAAGCCAAACTGGAAGCCGAAACCCTGGATGTGACGATGCCTGGGGTGTATCGTCCCCAAGGGCGTACTCATCCATTGAATAGTACATTTGATCGGGCGATCGATATCTTTGTGGGACTTGGCTATACCGTCGCAGCCGGCCCGGAAATGGAAACCGACTACTATAATTTTGAAGCTCTCAATACTCCCCCCGACCATCCCGCTAGAGATATGCAAGATACCTTCTATCTCCCCGATGGTAATCTCCTCCGCACCCATACCTCCTCAGTTCAAATTCGCTACATGGAGAAGAATGACCCCCCGATCCGTATTGTGGCTCCTGGACGCTGCTATCGTCGCGATACGGTTGATGCAACCCATGCGGCAGTATTCCACCAAATGGAGTTGCTTGCAGTGGATGAGGGACTCACGTTTACGGACTTAAAAGGCACAGTGAAAGAATTCCTGACCCAAATGTTCGGCGAGGTCGATATCCGCTTCCGAGCCAGTTACTTTCCCTTCACAGAACCTTCGGCAGAAGTCGATGTGCAATGGAATGGGAAATGGTTAGAGGTCTTGGGCTGTGGAATGGTTGATCCCAATGTATTAAAAGCAGTAGGCTACGACCCAGAGGTGTATACGGGGTTTGCGGCGGGTTTTGGTATTGAACGCTTTGCAATGGTGTTGCATCAGATAGATGATATTCGCCGATTTTACAGTAGCGATCTGAGGTTTTTACGCCAGTTTTAA